The proteins below are encoded in one region of Bacteroides uniformis:
- a CDS encoding sensor histidine kinase encodes MRHKRYIFLFILTVSVSLLVIGCVYNVISGKPWYANIMVQFFLNLPLCIGLGFIDFGVINLIYKRLKQRNNAVRILVDIVLTTALAVLLTYILNFLLMGGHGNFWHILRNSLPVVPWNWIIVLQIEIFFYSLQRSEMEKQMAVIEKEKALYQFEVLKNQINPHFLFNSLNVLASLAYQDTEKTNRFAKKLSTVYRYLLTTHGRATVTVQEELSFVESYLYLEHIRFGDALHVEIEDDLRNHHCLVIPASIQMLVENALKHNISTKKSPLIVHISIGNERITVRNNLQLRNYVASNGAGLKNLQRQYALYGTLVEILKDEKEFVVKLPFVGEDVNRLSTI; translated from the coding sequence ATGAGGCATAAGAGATACATATTCCTTTTTATACTGACGGTTTCCGTCTCGTTGCTTGTCATAGGGTGCGTTTATAACGTCATCAGCGGTAAGCCGTGGTATGCGAATATCATGGTGCAGTTCTTTCTGAATCTTCCTTTGTGCATAGGGCTGGGGTTCATCGACTTTGGGGTTATCAACTTGATATATAAAAGACTGAAACAGCGCAACAATGCGGTGAGGATTCTGGTGGATATTGTGTTGACCACTGCACTGGCTGTTCTGTTGACGTACATCTTGAACTTCCTGCTGATGGGCGGGCATGGAAATTTCTGGCATATCCTGAGAAACTCCCTGCCGGTAGTGCCGTGGAACTGGATTATCGTTCTGCAGATAGAGATATTCTTCTATAGCCTGCAACGTTCGGAGATGGAGAAGCAGATGGCTGTCATCGAGAAGGAGAAGGCGCTGTATCAGTTCGAGGTGCTGAAAAACCAGATTAATCCTCATTTCTTATTCAATAGTCTGAATGTCCTTGCCTCCCTTGCTTATCAGGATACCGAAAAGACGAACCGGTTTGCCAAGAAGCTGTCTACGGTGTACCGTTATCTGCTCACTACGCATGGCAGAGCTACGGTGACCGTGCAGGAAGAACTGTCGTTCGTAGAGTCGTATTTATACCTGGAGCATATCCGCTTTGGCGATGCGCTGCATGTGGAGATAGAAGATGATTTGCGGAATCATCATTGTCTCGTCATTCCTGCCAGCATACAGATGCTTGTGGAGAATGCCTTGAAGCATAATATCAGTACAAAGAAGTCGCCGCTGATAGTCCATATATCCATAGGAAACGAAAGGATTACGGTACGCAACAATCTTCAGTTGCGCAACTATGTGGCCAGTAACGGAGCGGGATTGAAGAACCTGCAGCGGCAGTATGCCCTATACGGCACGCTGGTGGAGATTCTTAAGGACGAAAAGGAGTTTGTGGTGAAACTTCCCTTTGTGGGCGAAGACGTGAACCGTCTCAGCACAATATAG
- a CDS encoding DUF6078 family protein, protein MKEETFNYSKVPHNFGLCATDTCPYTDTCLRRIAYTYAPSNNIFLYVLNPKAIESTAGKCKYYCSNKKVRYAKGFIHTAEAISVGQSGTFRYRLIGLWGIRRYYQKRKGETLLSPTEQQQVIAIARNLGLQRTEYFDAYVEEYDFT, encoded by the coding sequence ATGAAAGAAGAAACTTTCAATTATTCCAAAGTTCCCCATAACTTCGGCTTATGCGCTACTGACACATGCCCTTATACTGACACCTGCCTGCGCCGGATTGCATATACGTATGCACCCTCAAACAACATCTTCCTATATGTACTGAATCCGAAAGCAATAGAGTCCACAGCGGGAAAATGCAAATATTATTGCTCGAATAAGAAAGTGCGCTATGCCAAAGGCTTTATCCATACGGCAGAAGCCATCTCTGTCGGCCAGTCCGGCACGTTCCGCTACCGGCTCATCGGCTTATGGGGTATCCGAAGATATTATCAGAAGCGGAAAGGGGAAACTTTGCTCTCACCAACCGAGCAGCAACAAGTCATTGCAATTGCCCGTAACTTAGGACTCCAACGGACGGAGTACTTCGACGCTTATGTAGAAGAGTACGACTTCACATGA
- a CDS encoding IS3 family transposase: MWGQIVTELVSQRNLKVALACRLFGHCRQAYYQSKADIESQIHRERLMLDAVRDIRIEDPGIGCYKLWIMLTVLFGAGFMPGRDSFYALLRQHRLMLPARKTRHTTNSNHRYHKWKNLIKGLTLTSANQLWVSDITYIPLANGEVCYLHLITDAYSHKIVGWVLADTLRVSATINALQQAIEQAVEMTGDENLTGLIHHSDRGVQYCCDPYVALLQKHGIAISMTEDYKPTDNAVAERINGIIKAESSHPRGRFNEIGHARNVIARYIHFYNHRRPHMSIGYKIPAVAHLEKGIQKKMWKKKKYPSTSSNKKKDAISLQSRTASPGEGAGQRT; this comes from the coding sequence ATCTGGGGCCAAATCGTAACGGAACTGGTCAGTCAGCGCAACCTGAAAGTTGCGTTGGCCTGCCGTCTGTTTGGCCATTGTCGTCAAGCCTACTACCAGTCAAAGGCTGACATTGAGAGTCAGATACATAGGGAACGTCTCATGCTGGATGCTGTCCGTGATATCCGTATCGAAGATCCGGGTATAGGCTGTTACAAACTGTGGATTATGCTCACCGTGCTTTTTGGAGCCGGGTTCATGCCTGGGCGGGACAGCTTTTATGCATTGCTCCGGCAACACCGCTTGATGCTTCCTGCCCGCAAGACCCGGCATACGACGAACTCCAACCATCGCTACCACAAGTGGAAGAACCTAATCAAAGGACTGACCTTGACTTCAGCCAACCAGTTGTGGGTCAGCGACATTACTTATATACCACTTGCCAATGGTGAAGTCTGTTATCTGCATCTGATTACGGATGCCTACTCCCATAAGATAGTGGGATGGGTGCTTGCCGACACCTTACGGGTATCGGCAACCATCAATGCATTGCAACAGGCTATAGAGCAGGCTGTTGAAATGACAGGAGATGAAAATCTTACGGGCCTGATACATCACTCGGACCGTGGCGTACAATACTGTTGCGACCCATACGTGGCACTTCTTCAGAAACATGGCATTGCCATCAGTATGACGGAAGACTACAAACCCACCGACAATGCCGTTGCGGAACGTATCAACGGGATTATTAAGGCGGAAAGCAGCCATCCTCGAGGCCGGTTCAACGAAATCGGGCATGCAAGAAATGTCATAGCTCGCTACATACATTTCTATAACCATCGCAGACCGCATATGAGTATCGGGTATAAAATACCTGCTGTGGCGCATCTGGAGAAGGGAATACAGAAGAAAATGTGGAAGAAGAAAAAATATCCTTCCACAAGTAGCAATAAAAAGAAGGATGCAATATCTTTGCAAAGCCGGACAGCAAGTCCGGGCGAAGGCGCAGGACAGCGCACCTGA
- a CDS encoding DUF6268 family outer membrane beta-barrel protein, with protein sequence MKTNSVILLVLWLAAWPFCCRGQGYISYDYLPESSLKDDLGNEYGSGSLMMVSGRYNLPLSVRHDDKGRLVAWSATVNAAYGVFHNKGQARELNPDNLLNASLNISHIRPLSDKWSIIASVGGGVYAPLDGVSMKTLLANGAIIFVYKLRKNLDLGIGAGLTNSYGIPMILPMMYFSWRNAGRYELKVDMSSGMKVSVATWLNKKLKLELTALDMDGMSAVMEVDGKSKIYSTVMLRSYISPSCQLSRKTAVYLGVGGNWIRGISMSDRSLKGFLNNFKNDEDEPCFRPTLRLTVGFRYTLK encoded by the coding sequence ATGAAGACAAACTCTGTGATTCTATTGGTGTTGTGGCTTGCGGCGTGGCCGTTCTGCTGCCGGGGGCAAGGCTATATCAGTTACGACTATCTGCCCGAAAGTTCGTTGAAGGATGACCTCGGCAACGAGTATGGTTCGGGCAGCCTGATGATGGTATCGGGAAGGTATAACCTGCCGCTTTCCGTCAGGCATGACGACAAGGGCAGGCTGGTGGCGTGGTCGGCAACCGTCAATGCTGCCTATGGCGTATTCCATAATAAGGGGCAGGCGCGGGAGTTGAATCCGGACAATCTGCTGAATGCCAGTCTGAATATCTCCCACATCCGTCCCCTGTCCGACAAGTGGAGTATCATAGCCTCTGTGGGCGGCGGTGTCTATGCCCCGTTGGACGGGGTTTCCATGAAGACCCTACTGGCTAATGGAGCAATCATCTTTGTCTATAAACTGCGGAAGAACCTCGACTTGGGCATCGGTGCGGGGTTGACGAACTCTTACGGTATCCCGATGATACTGCCCATGATGTACTTCAGTTGGAGGAATGCCGGCAGGTATGAGCTGAAAGTGGATATGTCCAGCGGCATGAAAGTGTCCGTCGCCACCTGGCTGAACAAGAAGCTGAAGCTGGAACTGACCGCCCTCGATATGGACGGCATGTCTGCCGTGATGGAAGTCGACGGGAAATCGAAAATCTATTCTACCGTCATGCTGAGGTCATACATCAGTCCTTCGTGCCAGTTGAGTAGGAAGACGGCTGTTTATCTGGGAGTGGGCGGTAACTGGATACGCGGGATAAGTATGTCGGACCGTAGTTTGAAAGGTTTTCTCAATAACTTCAAGAACGATGAGGACGAGCCTTGCTTTAGACCGACTCTGCGCCTGACGGTGGGATTCAGGTATACGCTGAAATGA